The following nucleotide sequence is from Scyliorhinus torazame isolate Kashiwa2021f chromosome 4, sScyTor2.1, whole genome shotgun sequence.
AACAACAAGCAAGCCAGCTACCTTCATACCCATTCTTGCATTTGAGGAAACATTTGTTGAGGCCTCAATTGTTAAGATGATAAAAAGTAATCAATGTTTGTTGACAATAATGGGTGTGTTTGCTAGATTTCCGGAAGCAATTCTGTTGCAAAATATTGCAGCAAAGAAGGTTGTCGTGGACTTAACTTTGTTTTAGCCACATACGGGCTAACAAAAGATATCTAGTcggatcagggatccaattttatcgcaatgttattcagggaagttattaatagctgaggaataaagtgcatcatccagcatcagaaggagctttagaaaggtggcatttgaTAAGTGGAATCAGACTTTAAAGACAACAtccatattatcatagaatttacagtgcagaaggaggccattcggcccatcgagtctgcatcgacacttggaaagagcaccctacccaaggtctacaccgccaccctatccccataacccagtaaccccacccaacactaagggcaattttggacattaagggcaatttatcatggccaatccacctaatctgcacatctttggactgtgggaggaaaccagagcacccggaggaaacccacgcacacatggggaggatgtgcagattccgcacagacagtgacccaagccggaatcgaacctggagctgtgaagcaattgcgctgtccacaaggctaccgtgctgccaacattTTGACTGTGTTGTCTTCTTTATTTctctgtgaaccacaagctgtttcctaTATTGACTGAATGACCACATGACTGGTGTActagttcaaagacagtttattaataacacaagacttatttctatatgcaatgataTTTAGTTtacgcactaaactagacctaatcactaagatgacctttacttcacttcggggtgaccggctctgtgcaagaGATCAGGCCTTTAACtctgtccacgtgggtcggttggaagtcttcaggtttgtcgcggctgggctcgtccttcaggtagcgattgtgggtccttgaacttggctagttgatatgctgcaattggtctcacacaggctggtccaaaagaggccgatctttcggtttgcagttcttcttatccccctGGGCTTTCGCGCCCTTTGGGGTGGTCCGAACTCCAGATCCAATAGATCGATAGAGttccgatcaccctcattgattctggccaattagggggcggatacctcagtggctgggcgggtcctagctaccaTTGTCATAGGCACGACGGCCTTTACATCTAATGGCAAGTGGCGCCGGttcgtctgctactgttgtaactccttgattcaaacttgaTTGTCCTggcggaaatggtgattgactcttcATGGGTACAAGTTTCAGTCAggcctggcttctttgcacaatacacagaggctgtgttcctgtctgtgttcaagctgaccacaattcccatgatctTTTGCAggtagccattttagatggctacagatACAAAGATCGCGCAGATACAAAAGGAGATTGCAAGTATGCTTAAGAATATCATTGAAGTCAGTTACAATGATTGGAGATCAACTAttctgatggtaccaaaaccagatggaatgAAACGATTGTGTGTTGGACAAGCAAAGTGTAATATCAAAGTTTATTTACTAAAAGTATACTGAGCAGTACCTTTAacagaaagggtgaaggagattctggcttttgatcatagatcatagaatttacagtgcagaaggaggccattcggcccatcaagtgctcttgagagcaccctacccaaggtcaacactgccatcctatccccataacccagtaaccccacccaacactaagggcaattttggacaataagggcaatttatcatggccagtccacctaacctgcacatctttggactgtggaagaaaaccggagcacccggaggaaacccacgcacacacggggaggatgtgcagactccacacagacagtgacccaagccggaattgaacctgggaccctggagctgtaaaccaattgtgctatccacaaggctaccgtgctgccccaaatggcatgcatcagtttaaagtggtgccatTTGGAATGAATAATGCGTGAGCAACATTGCGAAGACTAACTGGACTacacaattgtgcagtgtacactgCAGGTTTGGTGGTGTTCAGATCTCTGCGAAAGGAGCTTTTGGAACATCTGAAGGATTTGCTCGATTGTCCACAGTGGGATGATTTGGTGGTAAACCTGACTCAACGTCTGTTTACCAAAGCTAAATCACATTATGAAGCCACATGGTTAGTCATGGTCAGATTAACGCATGGAATGAGAAACTTAAAGCGATTGGGCACTTCACAATGCCATCGACGAgaagagaagttctgagatttctgaTATTGTGTCCCTTTTGGCAGAAACCCCACGCCACATTTCACCATGATGGTTGTTCCACTGTGTTccgccaccctgggctagtgcgcggtcaattccagcctcactttacCCTGAGTCGCAGCACAATTTAAATTGACAATTAATTCTTCGAAAATATCCGCGGGCTCTGGACTGTCGCTGACAAAAGACGACAGTCATCAGGTatgtaaatgtaaacacattttgaaaaattaataacaataactataattaactcTGCAGTAGATAAAAATGGTTAACGATTATCTAATTACTAAACCACCTCTTTtactcacccccactctctgtaCATACAAACGCAAgactgacaaacaaacacagaggggaaaaaggtGTAAATACAATGATGGAAGTAAAAGGATAAgggtctttgtttcaaatggttgtATTATAGTTCAGCTTTTTCATACGTTAGCCTTCTCGTACTCCTTTCTACAGTCTAGCCCttcagtttgaggtttttgttTTCAGTCCATAATGGTTTTCAATACAGATTCATCCAAGTCTAAAGAAGCTCTCCGCAGGTACAGACATCCTCATTAGGCAGCATTaatggaggaagagagagcgagagagagaatgtgaaagagaaaGATACACATTCACAGCTGCTCAACTCAGCGTCCAGGCTCCGAATGTCCTTTCTATGGTGATCTGAAAACAATTCCACTCAGGTAGAACCCACCATTGCCTgtcaccgggcagaatatggccctttgccaattcattggctaccagccaaccaattgaaccgcctacctccgatctctcgggtgccacaaagtctgagttctgctgttcaaaaactCCACAGTTCATTATTTTACAACGTTTGAGTTCCTTGCTTGCTCTTTCGCCTTAAAGGTATATGTTCAGAAAATATCCATGATCAAAATGATAACCACCAAGTaaaaggaatgggaaataaaggaatcaccACAAAAGGCACCTTACAACTGACTGACCTTGGAAGAAAGAACTAGAAATTCCTTTGGATGGCTGACCGTTTGGAGGTACTGACAAACTGAAAACTATGCTAGCTGTCGCATCAGTTTGAATCACACCGAATTACCACAAGCAATTTCAGGTGGCCATTGATGCCAGTGATGTGGGCCTTGGTGCTGTTATGTTACAAGAAAATGAAGAAGCTATGGAAAGACTtgtttgctcccccaccccccaaaagccaAAAACTCGTCAAAGGATGTATTCGACCATTGAGAAGGAGGCGTTGGGTTTGGCATTGGCTTTGCAACCTTTTGGCATTGATGTTGCTACAAATTCATCAGCGATAATTGTTTACACAAACTATAATCCATTGAAGTATTTGGTGAAGTTTAAAGATTGAAACAAAATACTTATTAGATGGAATTTATTGCTACAACAATTTAACTTGAAAgttatacatgtggcaggaagagagaatgtgaatgcCGATATTTTATCATCATTTGAGATGAAAGAAGAATGGAACGTCAAAATTGGGAAAGACAGACTTAAATGTACTATACTGCTGTTTAAATGTTCATGCATAAATATGAGGGGATATGTATCATATAGAGCAATGTGAGTGTATAGTAATGAGTCGTGTTTAAAATTGAAAATGTTATGCAAAATGAAACCATATTTTCATATTGCTAGTTCATTCTGTTAAGGGATTAAGTGTGAGGAATGTACAGAATTGGTATATTTCCATTGCATTTCATATCTGTTGCAGGAATGCTCTTCAAAGCCTGGTTAAGGTAATATCTGTTGCAgtcatattattaaagaaccttgaTTATGATATCCAGACTGTGTTTCTGTTAAAACTTATTTTAAGATGAGTAAAACATTAGGTAAACATTGTTTCTATCTATTTATGTCTTTTCATACAGAAAGCTAATGAAACATTGTTATTGTTTCTGGAAATCCCCTGGGTAATAGATCATTTATGAGAGATTGTATTTTGTGCTAGCTGATGAAGTGACGGGACATTATAGTGGGATACAATGATGAAATTAATGGGACGAGCCTTGTATTGCCCAATAGTATTAGTTTTAAACAACATTTTGTAAGAGCTGACTGAAAGTTCAGAAATCTGctgataaaaggtgtttttttGGACAAACGCAGCATTTGCGTGAAATTGTTGGGAAGCAGCATATTCATTCGCATAGAGTCCTGTTGATCAGTTGAATGCAATGATTTCAACATAGGCTAGGATGATTTTTTACGCTGGCAGTTGCAAGTTtggctttaaaaaataaacaatctcTTCATATTCCTAGTTAGGGGGAAGGTCTGAtgtatgtagaaattgttatatattacatataataattatatttgtggcagtaatgttttaATAGCCTGGatgaggtatatatttgttgcagtaatattattacagAATCTATGTTGTGATATCCAGACTGtatgtctgttaaagctgtaattaagagtgGCAAATGGTGGGGAGATGCTTGATCCCGACCATTCACTTCTTTTTACAGATAAATGGGCTATTAACTTGTGAtccgattgctggagattccccggaGTGTCGGTAATTTATGGGAGAGTGGTGCTAAATCCAAGCTAAGCAggccatggaacttagtgggatacaaggATATAATGAATGCAGGCTAGGTATATCTGTAGTTTTGCTGTCTGCTAgaaattttaagttgaacagcacttTTGCCAAATGTGGTCAGCTTGGGAGGAGAattctgacaagacagaagaattttcagtttgttcctgaaaggcaatctctctccaaaggtctgcacaaatAAGCAAGTAATCATGttctgctaactttatttatcagtAGAATTTTAACTTTATTGTGTTGCTTTGTTGGAATAGAGAAATCGTggaggtatgaggcatgagttgaagtttttccttgtgttcaaACACTGTTTACCCGATAATTGCTGTTATTTTCCTTGATGTTAATGCGGTCACTTCTTTGTTTAAATTTGCCATTCTCATCCCGTACCAATGCAATTTTGTGTTCTGGACCAGGATCTTGACATCTGGAAGAAAGGAGAAGGATCAACTGGGCGCTTGAAGATATCAGCTCTTTGCATTTCAGAGCGTGCCCACAGAGGCACATAATTAGAAGCTGAGTGTCTGAAGATTATTCTCATGTCCACCTGAAAAACAGTGCAAGAGTCATGGTTGGATTTATTGAGCTATGACCCAATTGTAAGCCACACATATTATCTGGCTAATGCTTCCTGCCTGGTCTCAGGAAGAGGCAATATTTTCTGTAATTCcactctcttttcctttttatgtGTTACAGTGAATTTGGTGTCAATTTTGATTCTTTCCCGTGGAAAGTGCagcctctccacctgcaccacaCGCTACTTGGTGGCTATGGCAACAGCGGatcttctggtcattatcactgaggTCATACTAAACCGAATCAATAATTATTATTTCCCATTGAATTTCCTAAGTATCATCCCTGTGTGTAGTGTTCACTACGTCCTGCTCCGTATagccacagactgttctgtctggttcactgtcgctttcacttttgatcgatttgtcgtcatttgttgtcagaagctgaaatctaaatattgcaccaagaGAACTGCAGCTGTGGTCCTAGCAATTATCGGCATTCTGTTCACTGTGAAAAACATCCCCATATACTTTCGATTTAAACCGAGATGGATTATCGACAATGTACCATGGATGTGTTCAAATAAGCGGAGCTATTTTACTGACCCTGTTTGGATTGGATTCAGAAAATTTGAAAAAGTTCTAACGCCACTGATACCATTCGCTTTAATTTTGCTGCTGAACgtactgacagtcagacacattttggtgACCAGCCGGGTCCGTGAGCAACTGAGAGGTCAGAGCATGGGGGATAATCAcagtgacccggagatggagagcagaaggaagtcgatgattttactcttctccatatccggcagcttcatcctcctgtggtttgtttatgttttgtatttCTTTGATGTGAATGACTTCTTAGATGATGATTCATTTTACATCTTTGAAAATGTTGCCTATATGCTGCGGaacttaagttgctgcacaaacaccctGATTTATGTCCTGACTCAGTCTAACTTCAGAGAGCAATTGAAGAGCATGCTGAAATACCCAGttatatcaattattaaattaattaataaacaACACATCTGAGACCAATCAGATGGTGAGGCAGTGCTGAAATGCAAGAGGGTAAAGCAGGTAGCTCGGAAAGGAAAGGCCAGGAGGAGTGGGGAAAACAAAATAACTGTTAGGGATGGGCAAGGGTGAATATGAATGTTTCAGGAGAGGAGTCAGATGATTTCCTGGTGTGCTGGAAATAAATCAGCAAACACCATCGTTCCTTTACCTCCTCTGCTTGATTTCCCATTTCCTCGCATTTTCCCAAAAGTAAAACTTAGCGAGTTCACGGAAAAACAAAATTGTTCGCATATTAGAAATATTACTGTGACAATGCATTATTCTTATTTATTTATCAATACATTCATTGAGTCAATAAACGCTTTATTAAATCTGAGTCCCGAGCTTTCTTAACGCCTGGCTGGGTAATTGGGAAGGTGGGGAATGGAAAGATTGTGGTCCATGCGAGTTTGTGGAAGGTGGGTAATGGGGAAGTGCGGGTTTGGGAaaggtggtgtgtggagtgggaaggttgactagGTGATGTGGAAGATGGGCTCAATGAACACGCGGGATGGAGCAGGCGGGACTGGAATATGTGGGAaatgggaaggtgagagggtggagAATGTGGAGGATGGGAAATGTAGCGGATGCGGATTGTGGAGGATTGAAAATGTGGGTTGGGGCAAGTTGAGGAATGGCTAAGTTGGGGGATGGGAAAATGGGCAATGGGAAAGTTGGGTGACGAGGAAGGGGGTTGGGTTGGGAATGTTTTGTTGGGACAGGTGGGTGCGAAATTGGTgtcatgggggtggagtggggtattGGCACGGTGAGGGTGGGAAAGTTAGGGGATGGGGTGGTTGGGATGGCAAAGGTGTCCTTTGTGGAACATTCATGATTGAGAAGGTGGCGACAGGAGAAGGTATGGAATGTGGTACATCAGGGATGGGGAATGTTGGGAATGAGGAATGTGGAATACgcagaaggtggggggtggggaagatgggGATGGTGAATTTGCTGGATGTGAAAGGTGGGGTGTGGTCAAGCCTAGACTCTGGCAGAGCGGTGTGGAGGTTGGTCGTCACCACCAGGACCCATTTTCCTTGTGGGGTGGCTGTGGGAGGACGGGGTGGGGCGgtcttggggagggggagcagagatCCTTGGCCATGTCAGTCGGGATGGTCAGTGTCTGAAGCAGCAACTCCTGCAGGTAGATCATTCTAACTGACAGGACAATGGAACAATGATAGATGATGTTGTGATGCAACAAAGATCATTGATCAAAAAGTAGGAGGGACTGGATTCCTTTCTCAAATTGTAGCTTCATATTGCCCTGGGTTTCGTGTAGTTTTGCTTATTCAGGcttcagaccgagacagagagcaagGACTTTATGTCCATTCTTTCTAAGTGAGTACCCCTCATAGCAACATCGCCTACGACACAAATTGCCACCCCTGTCCCCTGTAAAATGATGGAAAGAGCTTTCCTCTTCATTTTCAAATACTCCATTGCCTGGAGCCAACCTCTGGTCGCTGAACCATTTGGAGATGGAAAGCTTGCTCCCTCTTCCTCTTCCCCTATTCAACTGGCAACAGATGTTGAAGAAGGTGGCACCATGTAAGGGTGCAGTGTAAGCACAGGAGCAGGCAGCTCGATGCCACCAGGCATCGTGATAAACCGAATCTGCCTGCAGACTCCCGCAGGTGGAGCAAAGATGCTAAATTGAGATCTGAAAGACTGATCATCATAAATCTTGCCCTACCTGGGTGTAtaatccaggtggcatggtgcct
It contains:
- the LOC140411345 gene encoding probable G-protein coupled receptor 139, with translation MTQLGNIFCNSTLFSFLCVTVNLVSILILSRGKCSLSTCTTRYLVAMATADLLVIITEVILNRINNYYFPLNFLSIIPVCSVHYVLLRIATDCSVWFTVAFTFDRFVVICCQKLKSKYCTKRTAAVVLAIIGILFTVKNIPIYFRFKPRWIIDNVPWMCSNKRSYFTDPVWIGFRKFEKVLTPLIPFALILLLNVLTVRHILVTSRVREQLRGQSMGDNHSDPEMESRRKSMILLFSISGSFILLWFVYVLYFFDVNDFLDDDSFYIFENVAYMLRNLSCCTNTLIYVLTQSNFREQLKSMLKYPVISIIKLINKQHI